The following are encoded in a window of Mycobacterium sp. ELW1 genomic DNA:
- a CDS encoding NAD-dependent protein deacetylase: protein MESPELVSLLAGRRVAVLTGAGISTDSGIPDYRGPDSPPANPMTIRQFTSSQAFRQRYWARNHLGWRHMAQTMPNAGHRALAHLERAGVVAGIITQNVDLLHTKAGSRNVINLHGTYAQVVCLDCGYTMSRAALADELEAANPGFAERAERLGGIAVAPDADAMVTDTESFRFIDCPSCGGMLKPDIVYFGESVHKDVVAQAYSLVDDSDALLVAGSSLTVFSGYRFVRHAAALGMPIAIINRGATRGDALASVTVDSGCSPMLALLADELSGLTSAT, encoded by the coding sequence GTGGAAAGCCCCGAACTGGTCTCGTTGTTGGCGGGCCGGCGCGTGGCCGTGCTCACCGGTGCCGGGATCTCCACCGACTCGGGCATCCCCGACTATCGCGGCCCGGATTCACCGCCGGCCAATCCGATGACGATTCGCCAATTCACCTCGAGTCAGGCGTTCCGGCAGCGCTACTGGGCGCGCAATCACCTGGGCTGGCGGCATATGGCCCAGACCATGCCCAACGCCGGGCACCGGGCGCTGGCCCATCTGGAGCGCGCCGGCGTGGTCGCCGGCATCATTACTCAGAACGTGGACCTGCTGCACACCAAGGCGGGCAGCCGCAATGTCATCAACCTGCACGGCACCTACGCGCAGGTGGTGTGCCTGGACTGCGGGTACACCATGTCGCGCGCGGCGCTGGCCGACGAACTCGAGGCAGCCAACCCGGGTTTCGCCGAACGCGCCGAGCGGCTCGGCGGTATCGCCGTCGCACCCGATGCGGACGCCATGGTCACCGACACCGAGTCGTTCCGGTTCATCGACTGCCCGTCGTGCGGCGGCATGCTCAAACCCGACATCGTCTACTTCGGCGAGAGCGTGCACAAAGATGTTGTGGCCCAGGCATATTCACTGGTCGACGACTCCGATGCACTGCTGGTGGCCGGATCCTCGCTGACGGTGTTCTCCGGCTACCGGTTCGTGCGGCACGCCGCCGCGCTGGGCATGCCGATCGCGATCATCAACCGCGGCGCCACCCGCGGGGACGCGCTGGCCTCCGTCACCGTGGACAGCGGCTGCTCGCCGATGCTGGCGCTGCTGGCCGACGAACTGTCCGGCCTGACCTCCGCGACCTAG
- a CDS encoding YdcF family protein, giving the protein MRRRWKAACGALLLVVATLIGEIVPAAAQAEPVAAKDFSNPAIVVLGYGLLPDGSMRMILRRRVLTGLAVAQMYPHSPIIVTGGNPQNGVTEAAQMRRMLLMLNFPDSRIIVEDRANSTVQNAQFSVPLAKKAGTSGIILVTSSTHQGRADGDFVDAGANLLATVSYPDGNPTLNITQFAHDVLSPLTNFG; this is encoded by the coding sequence GTGCGACGTCGATGGAAAGCCGCCTGCGGCGCCCTGCTCCTTGTCGTCGCCACGCTGATCGGTGAGATCGTGCCGGCTGCCGCCCAGGCTGAACCGGTAGCCGCCAAGGACTTCTCCAATCCGGCGATCGTCGTTCTGGGTTACGGCCTGCTGCCGGACGGCTCGATGCGGATGATCCTGCGACGCCGGGTGCTGACCGGGCTCGCGGTGGCGCAGATGTACCCGCACTCCCCGATCATCGTCACCGGCGGCAACCCGCAGAACGGTGTGACCGAAGCCGCTCAGATGCGCCGGATGCTGTTGATGCTCAACTTCCCCGACAGCCGGATCATCGTCGAGGACCGGGCCAACAGCACGGTGCAGAACGCACAGTTCTCGGTGCCGCTGGCCAAGAAAGCCGGCACCTCGGGCATCATTCTGGTGACGTCGTCGACCCACCAGGGCCGCGCCGACGGCGATTTCGTCGACGCCGGCGCCAATCTGCTGGCCACCGTGAGCTATCCGGACGGCAACCCGACGCTGAACATCACGCAGTTCGCTCACGACGTATTGAGCCCGCTCACCAACTTCGGCTAG
- a CDS encoding isochorismatase family cysteine hydrolase, which produces MSNTALLVVDMLNAYQHPDADVLAGNVADIVQPLAELINEAKDRDDVELIYVNDNYGDFTAEPSDLVRNALDGARPDLVRPIAPHDGARIMTKVRHSAFYATPLEYLLTRLEVDKVVLTGQVTEQCILYSALDAYVRHYSVMVPKDAVAHIDTDLGQAALSMMERNMSAEIVSAAKCLP; this is translated from the coding sequence ATGTCCAATACCGCACTCTTGGTAGTCGACATGCTCAACGCCTACCAACATCCCGACGCCGACGTGCTGGCCGGCAACGTCGCCGACATCGTCCAGCCCCTGGCCGAACTCATCAACGAGGCCAAGGACCGCGACGACGTCGAACTGATCTACGTCAACGACAACTATGGCGACTTCACCGCCGAACCCAGTGACCTCGTTCGAAACGCCTTGGACGGTGCCCGGCCGGATCTGGTCCGCCCGATCGCACCCCACGACGGGGCCCGGATCATGACGAAAGTGCGCCACAGCGCCTTTTACGCCACCCCGCTGGAATACCTGTTGACCCGGCTCGAAGTCGACAAGGTGGTCCTCACCGGACAGGTGACCGAGCAGTGCATTCTCTACAGCGCGCTGGACGCCTACGTCCGCCACTACTCGGTGATGGTGCCCAAAGACGCGGTGGCCCACATCGACACCGACCTCGGCCAGGCCGCTCTGTCGATGATGGAACGCAACATGAGCGCCGAGATCGTCTCGGCGGCGAAGTGCTTGCCCTGA